One part of the Candidatus Hydrogenedentota bacterium genome encodes these proteins:
- a CDS encoding PilZ domain-containing protein, giving the protein MDKHRQTEQRRHTRRKVGVCAWLQFNGDDATRGMVSVDLAPEGAQFSSIRPIEIGERVLVRLQLGPSHPTVECKGAVCWAAPMPNRLNHFGVRFVDLNDDERASIESFLQRPSARPALAAV; this is encoded by the coding sequence ATGGACAAACACAGGCAAACAGAGCAGCGGCGGCATACACGGCGAAAAGTCGGCGTGTGCGCGTGGCTGCAATTCAACGGCGATGACGCGACGCGCGGCATGGTGTCGGTGGATTTGGCTCCGGAAGGGGCCCAGTTCAGCAGCATCCGGCCGATTGAGATCGGTGAGCGCGTTCTCGTGCGTCTTCAGCTTGGACCGTCGCATCCGACGGTCGAGTGCAAGGGCGCGGTGTGCTGGGCAGCCCCGATGCCGAATCGCCTGAATCATTTTGGCGTGCGCTTCGTTGATTTGAACGATGACGAGCGCGCCAGCATCGAGAGTTTTCTGCAGCGGCCTTCCGCGCGACCCGCGCTCGCGGCCGTTTAA